The Papaver somniferum cultivar HN1 chromosome 3, ASM357369v1, whole genome shotgun sequence genome includes a region encoding these proteins:
- the LOC113359182 gene encoding uncharacterized protein LOC113359182 codes for MATLQKFKFLATQCAVSRGSPSPSRSPAASPVFQLRRRRTLRMLFSKKFSTTTYSSNVSRTDLQRLINNRDSPPEKNDNKSSISSGSNKLKDLFISSPSPPPPTHEGKSLRENVARDSREDLMVVQSSNGVGLSSSRSILSTFRYRLIKRSWRPVLITIAE; via the coding sequence ATGGCAACATTGCAGAAATTCAAGTTCTTAGCTACACAGTGTGCTGTATCTAGAGGCAGTCCCAGTCCATCTAGAAGCCCTGCAGCTAGTCCTGTCTTTCAACTCCGTCGCCGCAGAACTCTCCGGATGCTTTTCAGTAAAAAATTCAGTACTACTACTTACTCATCGAATGTATCAAGAACAGATCTCCAGCGGTTAATAAACAATCGCGATTCGCCCCCagaaaagaatgataataaatcGTCAATTAGTAGTGGCAGCAATAAACTGAAAGATTTGttcatttcttctccttctccacctCCACCTACTCATGAGGGAAAATCTTTGAGGGAAAACGTCGCCAGAGATAGTAGAGAAGATTTGATGGTGGTTCAGTCGAGTAATggagttggattatcttcttccAGATCAATTTTATCGACGTTCCGGTATCGACTGATTAAGAGAAGTTGGAGACCTGTACTAATCACAATTGCTGAATAA
- the LOC113355609 gene encoding uncharacterized protein LOC113355609, giving the protein MMQSSLLNSAISFGPHVFNKPYAESSLFTKKNPLLLHEFVPAKKLVLTVSNKKQKPLIVKSSIKDTVKTSAVSVFQSLASFDSWVVQSLSNLIAFKPKANPLSSGLFVEGDLIQLKHNGKRIPLMVKHIGFSETTLTCPGGLIILHNHKIDKGSITNLTIRMGTCYEIR; this is encoded by the exons aTGATGCAATCATCCTTGTTGAATTCTGCTATATCTTTTGGACCTCACGTTTTCAACAAACCCTATGCTGAATCCTCATTGTTTACCAAGAAGAATCCGCTTCTCCTCCATGAATTTGTTCCTGCAAAGAAACTTGTATTGACAGTCTCAAACAAGAAGCAGAAGCCACTTATTGTGAAATCTTCTATCAAGGATACAGTCAAAACATCTGCTGTATCAGTATTTCAGTCCCTTGCATCTTTTGATTCATGG GTTGTTCAATCTTTATCAAACTTGATTGCTTTTAAACCTAAAGCTAATCCACTCTCTAGCGGACTCTTCGTAGAGGGGGATTTAATACAGTTGAAACACAATGGGAAACGTATTCCTTTAATGGTGAAGCACATAGGGTTTTCGGAGACAACTCTTACATGTCCTGGCGGATTAATCATTCTTCACAATCATAAAATCGATAAGGGCTCGATTACCAATCTCACTATAAGGATGG GTACCTGCTACGAAATTAGATAA